A portion of the Luteolibacter yonseiensis genome contains these proteins:
- a CDS encoding DHA2 family efflux MFS transporter permease subunit, whose amino-acid sequence MSESATSLYGADPEFLSPLAAKLLEKGILKWVISLTASLAAILEVIDTVITNVALPDIRGNLGASLSEAGWISTSYACANVVIIPLSAWLGYRFGKKNYFMFSLIGFTLASLMCGLSPNLGMLIFARVVQGLTGGGLLAKAQSIVFEAFPSTDRAFAQAIFGMGIIVGPAIGPVMGGWLTDNLGWRWIFYINLPLGLLAVLMAWTFLPTDDKKEMNRAGTVDWTGIGLLAVGLACFQIMLEEGQQEGWFESDFILTTALLSLVGIVLFVWRELTTPHPAVDLRVLRHRSMIGGTLYSAILGIGLYGIMFAVPIFVQDYLHYTALQSGMLLVPGAIVSATTMMLFGKIGNKVSPKVLITIGALLTSLTGFSLMNMNPDTGAGQFFWPLVFRGAGSVLIYMPLSIATLGPLPKKDIAAGSGLYSLTRQLGSSIGIALITTILVRREAQHRAVLVERISDFRPAFTDRLHTLTGFFSSQGADPVAAHDQAMKTIDRVVTGQATILSYGELFLGVAALFILTLPVILLLGGRAGKDAEEAAAAAH is encoded by the coding sequence ATGAGCGAATCCGCGACATCGCTCTATGGAGCCGACCCGGAGTTTCTGTCCCCTCTGGCGGCGAAGCTGCTGGAGAAGGGGATTTTGAAATGGGTGATCTCGCTGACCGCCTCGCTGGCGGCGATTCTGGAAGTCATCGACACGGTGATCACCAATGTCGCGCTGCCCGACATCCGCGGAAACCTCGGCGCGAGCCTGTCCGAGGCGGGTTGGATCTCGACGAGTTATGCCTGCGCGAATGTGGTGATCATCCCTCTGTCCGCATGGCTGGGCTACCGCTTCGGGAAGAAGAATTACTTCATGTTCTCGTTGATCGGCTTCACGCTGGCATCGTTGATGTGCGGCCTGTCGCCGAACCTCGGCATGCTCATTTTCGCGCGGGTCGTCCAAGGGCTGACAGGTGGCGGCCTGCTGGCCAAGGCCCAGTCGATCGTGTTCGAGGCGTTTCCCAGCACCGACCGCGCGTTCGCCCAGGCGATCTTCGGAATGGGCATCATCGTCGGACCGGCCATCGGCCCGGTGATGGGAGGCTGGCTGACGGACAATCTCGGCTGGCGCTGGATTTTCTATATCAATCTCCCGCTCGGCCTGCTCGCCGTGCTGATGGCCTGGACCTTCCTGCCGACGGATGACAAAAAGGAGATGAACCGCGCCGGCACTGTCGACTGGACGGGGATCGGTTTGCTTGCGGTAGGCCTCGCCTGTTTCCAGATCATGCTGGAGGAGGGGCAGCAGGAGGGATGGTTCGAGTCCGACTTCATCCTGACCACGGCCCTGCTCAGCCTGGTGGGCATCGTTCTCTTCGTCTGGCGCGAGCTCACCACCCCGCACCCGGCGGTGGACCTGCGGGTGCTGCGGCACCGGTCCATGATCGGAGGCACGCTGTACTCGGCCATCCTCGGCATCGGCCTGTATGGGATCATGTTCGCGGTGCCCATCTTCGTGCAGGACTACCTGCATTACACCGCTCTCCAGAGCGGGATGCTGCTGGTCCCCGGAGCGATCGTCTCCGCCACCACGATGATGCTGTTCGGAAAAATCGGCAACAAGGTCTCGCCGAAGGTCCTCATCACCATCGGGGCGCTGCTGACCAGCCTGACCGGTTTCAGCCTCATGAACATGAATCCGGACACCGGTGCCGGGCAGTTCTTCTGGCCGTTGGTTTTCCGTGGCGCGGGCAGCGTCCTGATCTACATGCCGCTGAGCATCGCGACGCTCGGCCCCCTGCCGAAAAAGGACATCGCGGCCGGTTCCGGTCTCTACAGCCTCACGCGCCAGCTCGGCAGCAGCATCGGCATCGCGTTGATCACCACCATCCTTGTCCGTCGCGAGGCGCAGCACCGCGCGGTGCTGGTGGAGCGGATTTCGGATTTCCGTCCGGCGTTCACCGACCGGTTGCACACCCTCACGGGATTCTTTTCCAGCCAGGGCGCGGACCCTGTCGCGGCGCATGACCAGGCGATGAAGACCATCGATCGGGTGGTCACCGGGCAGGCGACGATCCTTTCCTATGGCGAGCTGTTCCTCGGAGTCGCGGCGCTCTTCATTCTCACACTGCCTGTCATCCTTCTGTTAGGGGGCAGGGCGGGCAAGGACGCGGAAGAAGCCGCCGCCGCGGCCCACTGA
- a CDS encoding HlyD family secretion protein: MSETSITETGPQGAAVPKKKNPWTLAVAAVLLCAGLAWSFHSARLALTSEKTDDAYIEGHVHRIGAGVAGTLMEVMVDDNEEVESGQVLAKIDPLEFEIMERKAEAALQQAKAGVLQAEAKAAQARAAGTQADAAIAQARAEIQQGESREDLARTMMTRNNSLSQNNLRAISKADADQSQSDFAAAEAVVAAAKANLTSALAGKEASDAAIKAAEAAIAAARADIDVSQAAVCEAQRQQKLTSITAPTAGRVGNKNAETGSRVQVGQSLCAVVEEGYWIVGNFKETQLEKMQVGQSVDISVDALGGRHFKGRVDSFSSSTGARFALLPPDNATGNFTKVVQRVPVKITFDADSIRGSEDALRPGLSTVVRVMLN; this comes from the coding sequence ATGTCAGAAACATCGATCACCGAAACCGGACCGCAAGGCGCGGCCGTTCCGAAAAAGAAAAACCCGTGGACCCTGGCGGTTGCCGCCGTCCTGCTCTGTGCGGGGCTGGCGTGGTCTTTTCATTCCGCAAGACTGGCCCTTACCAGTGAGAAAACCGACGACGCCTACATCGAGGGACACGTGCACCGCATCGGCGCCGGGGTGGCGGGCACGCTGATGGAGGTGATGGTGGACGACAATGAGGAGGTGGAGAGCGGCCAGGTGCTGGCGAAGATCGATCCGCTGGAGTTCGAGATCATGGAGCGGAAAGCCGAGGCCGCGCTCCAGCAGGCGAAGGCCGGAGTGTTGCAGGCCGAGGCGAAGGCCGCCCAGGCACGGGCCGCCGGAACCCAGGCGGATGCGGCCATCGCCCAGGCCCGGGCGGAAATCCAACAGGGAGAATCCCGCGAGGATCTGGCGCGCACCATGATGACGCGCAACAACAGCCTTTCCCAAAACAACCTGCGCGCCATATCAAAGGCCGATGCGGACCAATCCCAAAGCGACTTCGCCGCTGCGGAAGCCGTGGTCGCCGCCGCCAAGGCGAATCTCACCTCGGCGCTGGCGGGCAAGGAGGCGAGCGACGCCGCCATCAAGGCTGCCGAAGCCGCCATCGCCGCCGCCCGCGCGGACATCGATGTCAGCCAGGCGGCGGTCTGCGAAGCGCAGCGCCAGCAGAAGCTCACCAGCATCACCGCTCCGACCGCGGGACGCGTCGGAAATAAGAACGCCGAAACCGGCAGCCGCGTGCAGGTGGGGCAGTCGCTCTGTGCCGTGGTGGAGGAGGGATACTGGATCGTCGGGAATTTCAAGGAGACCCAGTTGGAAAAAATGCAGGTGGGACAGAGCGTGGACATCTCCGTGGATGCCCTGGGAGGCAGGCATTTCAAGGGCAGGGTGGACAGCTTCTCATCCTCCACCGGCGCGCGGTTCGCACTGCTGCCACCGGACAACGCGACAGGAAACTTCACGAAGGTGGTCCAGCGTGTGCCGGTGAAAATCACCTTCGACGCCGATTCCATCCGTGGCTCGGAAGACGCGCTCCGGCCGGGATTGTCAACGGTGGTCAGGGTGATGCTGAACTGA
- a CDS encoding DUF5722 domain-containing protein: MKKPTSRPGLIVSLCLCTLAAAMPLKLERFDGPAATFQEPPGTVEIRGPMSVRVTPSSRPGAEDRVLEFEYFCAGGVPSFAALPGPPFEAKTSRMLPGLGHSEAWKSYTARLSTPDKPLPDGWKELRLDLPLPAERVLQIRNARLRPEVAGEFDATKATTSTASTEEALRTYLDQTPSANITKVSVGKDAVRIEGRSANPGSNLYLADIPMDVLLDDPQGWRTLVEITTNADGSFQTEIPRHRQRDGRDYDRLTSRWQLVRKTGDAVEPLSKARYAEEVASRSPGLPPARPANKKGLGGWHIGHLPDELDELGITAVTVNVMIHSLISLTPGPDTTPVRWQGRTYHANEKALAAMDATFIEAQKHHVMVSAILLIPNPAKDGSPVVKVMGHPDANREGIFSMPNVTSDDGISLYGAVLNLMAERWSRPDGRYGRVHHWIMHNEVDAGWVWTNAGEKTAITYLDLYQRSMRLMDLIARQYDPNSRAFISLTHFWAGAGDKRWYGSKRLIDLLVEFTRAEGDFPWALAYHPYPQDLFNPRTWEDKEATFAFDSHLITPKNLEVLDAYMKQPALLHQGKVRPVHLSENGFNSKDYSPKELEDQAAGMALAWKKMAGLSSIESWQYHNWVDNRGEGGLKIGLRKFPDEPGDPLGRKPIWHLYQALGTPKEDELASPYLKTIGIKSWDEVIYRKPVR; encoded by the coding sequence ATGAAAAAGCCCACGAGCCGCCCCGGCCTCATCGTTTCCCTCTGCCTTTGCACGCTGGCCGCCGCCATGCCGCTGAAACTGGAGCGCTTCGATGGTCCGGCGGCCACCTTTCAGGAACCCCCGGGCACCGTGGAGATCCGTGGTCCCATGTCCGTCCGCGTCACGCCCTCCTCGCGGCCCGGTGCGGAGGACCGCGTGCTGGAATTCGAGTATTTCTGCGCGGGCGGAGTGCCGTCATTCGCCGCCCTGCCCGGTCCGCCCTTCGAGGCGAAAACCTCGCGCATGCTGCCCGGTCTGGGCCACAGCGAGGCGTGGAAAAGCTACACCGCGCGTCTGTCCACGCCGGACAAACCGCTCCCGGACGGTTGGAAGGAACTCCGCCTCGACCTGCCACTGCCCGCCGAACGGGTGCTACAAATCCGCAACGCCCGTCTCAGGCCCGAGGTGGCGGGTGAGTTCGATGCCACAAAAGCCACGACATCCACCGCGTCGACAGAAGAAGCCCTGCGGACCTATCTGGATCAAACCCCTTCCGCGAACATCACCAAAGTCTCCGTCGGCAAGGATGCCGTGCGCATCGAAGGGCGGTCGGCAAACCCCGGTTCCAATCTCTATCTGGCGGACATCCCGATGGATGTGCTTCTCGATGATCCACAAGGCTGGCGGACGCTTGTGGAAATCACCACGAATGCCGACGGGAGTTTCCAAACTGAAATCCCCCGCCACCGCCAAAGGGACGGACGGGACTACGACCGACTGACCTCGCGCTGGCAACTCGTCCGGAAAACCGGTGATGCCGTCGAGCCGCTGTCCAAGGCCCGTTACGCGGAGGAGGTCGCCTCCCGTTCCCCCGGGCTTCCGCCCGCCAGACCCGCCAACAAAAAAGGCCTCGGCGGCTGGCATATCGGCCATCTCCCTGACGAACTGGACGAACTCGGCATCACCGCCGTCACGGTGAATGTGATGATCCACTCGCTGATCTCGCTCACACCGGGACCGGACACCACGCCGGTCCGGTGGCAGGGCCGCACCTATCATGCGAATGAAAAAGCGCTCGCCGCCATGGACGCCACCTTCATCGAGGCACAAAAGCACCACGTCATGGTGTCCGCCATCCTCCTCATCCCGAATCCGGCCAAGGATGGAAGTCCCGTGGTGAAAGTCATGGGTCACCCCGACGCGAACCGCGAGGGCATCTTCTCCATGCCGAACGTCACCTCCGACGATGGCATCTCCCTCTACGGCGCGGTCCTCAATCTCATGGCGGAACGCTGGTCCCGGCCCGATGGCAGGTATGGACGGGTCCACCACTGGATCATGCACAACGAGGTGGATGCCGGCTGGGTGTGGACCAATGCCGGGGAAAAAACCGCCATCACCTATCTCGACCTCTACCAACGTTCGATGCGGCTCATGGACCTGATCGCACGGCAGTACGATCCCAACAGCCGAGCGTTCATCTCGCTCACCCACTTCTGGGCCGGTGCCGGGGACAAGCGTTGGTATGGCTCGAAGCGGTTGATCGACCTGCTGGTCGAATTCACCCGCGCGGAAGGAGACTTCCCCTGGGCCCTCGCCTACCACCCCTACCCGCAGGATCTTTTCAATCCACGGACCTGGGAGGACAAGGAGGCGACGTTCGCCTTCGACAGCCATCTCATCACTCCGAAGAACCTCGAAGTGCTCGATGCCTACATGAAACAACCCGCCTTGCTCCATCAGGGAAAAGTCCGCCCGGTCCACCTGTCGGAAAACGGTTTCAACTCGAAGGACTACTCACCCAAGGAGCTGGAGGACCAAGCGGCGGGCATGGCCCTCGCGTGGAAAAAAATGGCCGGACTTTCCTCCATCGAGTCATGGCAATACCATAACTGGGTCGACAACCGTGGCGAAGGCGGACTCAAGATCGGCCTGCGGAAATTTCCCGACGAACCCGGCGATCCGCTTGGCAGGAAACCCATCTGGCATCTCTATCAGGCGCTCGGAACCCCGAAGGAGGACGAGCTCGCCTCGCCTTATCTGAAGACGATCGGAATCAAGTCGTGGGATGAGGTGATCTATCGAAAGCCGGTCCGTTGA
- the mtnP gene encoding S-methyl-5'-thioadenosine phosphorylase: MSSNTADEPAIGVVGGSGLYEMEGFEDIRALTVDTPFGGPSDKVVTGRIGGRRVCFLPRHGVGHRFLPHEINHRANIWALRSLGVRWLISVTAVGSLREELAPRDIVVPDQLIDRTGTGAKHTFFGNGIAAHVGFADPYCGDLRENLLAAARSLAPKVHDGGAYLCMNGPAFSTRAEAEFHRIIGADIIGMTNGPEARLCREAEISCAALALVTDYDCWKKDEAAVEVDAVIENLHANSALAKRIIRDVVGRIPETPASAAHRALDAAVFTAPALWPAKTAEDLAPILGRYLASVSPGNS; this comes from the coding sequence ATGAGTTCAAATACAGCGGATGAACCGGCGATCGGCGTGGTGGGTGGCAGCGGGCTTTATGAAATGGAGGGCTTCGAGGACATCAGGGCGCTCACGGTGGACACCCCCTTCGGCGGGCCATCGGACAAGGTGGTGACGGGGCGGATCGGAGGACGGCGTGTCTGCTTCCTGCCGCGCCACGGGGTGGGGCACCGGTTCCTGCCGCATGAGATCAACCACCGGGCGAACATCTGGGCGCTGCGTTCGCTCGGCGTGCGCTGGCTGATCTCCGTGACCGCCGTCGGCAGCCTGCGGGAGGAACTTGCGCCGCGCGACATCGTGGTGCCCGACCAGTTGATCGACCGCACGGGTACGGGCGCGAAACACACGTTCTTCGGCAACGGCATCGCCGCGCATGTCGGCTTCGCGGATCCGTATTGTGGCGACCTGCGGGAAAACCTGCTGGCAGCCGCCCGGTCGCTCGCGCCGAAAGTCCACGACGGCGGCGCCTACCTGTGCATGAACGGTCCCGCGTTCTCCACCCGGGCGGAGGCGGAATTCCACCGGATTATCGGGGCGGACATCATCGGCATGACCAATGGGCCGGAGGCGAGGCTCTGCCGTGAGGCGGAGATTTCCTGCGCCGCGCTCGCCCTGGTGACGGACTACGATTGCTGGAAAAAGGACGAGGCCGCCGTGGAGGTGGACGCGGTGATCGAAAACCTGCATGCGAACAGCGCGCTGGCGAAACGCATCATCCGGGATGTGGTGGGCCGCATTCCGGAAACCCCCGCCAGCGCGGCGCACCGTGCGCTGGATGCGGCGGTTTTCACCGCTCCGGCACTCTGGCCGGCGAAAACGGCGGAGGATCTCGCGCCGATCCTCGGGCGTTATTTAGCTTCGGTATCACCCGGCAATTCTTGA
- a CDS encoding aldo/keto reductase has protein sequence MEPTTTAYGTWSGGRFMHFGETLSEERFIGCIETAYEAGIRTFVTSDVYGNGKADELLGVALKGVDRGTYSLVGMIGHDFYEGQRQGSRGYPRFTDPELRGPEGYADFIKTACAKELGRCGADKFDLLMLHNPDNTGFTSEALWQALEDAKNEGLTDRLGIAPGPANGFSLDLVGCLEKFGSLIDWSMLILNPLEPWPVGLTLPICEKHGVKVMTRVVDYGGVFHGDLGGPDHVFKPGDHRTYRPEGWVKHGLEKADRMRPLAEKYNLTLLQFASIWNLSHPSVESVVPTFIQEAGEGARKIEDKIREFAALPDVRFTAEEVESIRLIGDNTGCMTLKGASKRHETSERPDEWPMREELLELAGRNGLGLDW, from the coding sequence ATGGAACCTACAACGACTGCATACGGCACGTGGAGCGGCGGACGCTTCATGCACTTTGGCGAGACTCTTTCGGAAGAGCGCTTCATCGGCTGCATCGAGACGGCATACGAGGCGGGCATCCGCACCTTCGTGACGTCCGACGTTTATGGGAACGGCAAGGCGGACGAGCTCCTGGGCGTGGCGCTCAAGGGCGTGGACCGCGGCACCTACAGCCTGGTGGGGATGATCGGCCACGATTTTTACGAAGGCCAGCGCCAGGGCAGCAGGGGCTACCCGCGCTTCACCGATCCGGAACTGCGCGGCCCCGAGGGCTACGCGGATTTCATCAAAACGGCCTGTGCCAAGGAACTCGGACGCTGCGGTGCCGACAAGTTCGACCTGCTCATGCTGCACAACCCGGACAACACCGGATTCACCAGCGAGGCGCTCTGGCAGGCTCTTGAAGACGCGAAAAACGAGGGGCTGACGGACAGGCTCGGCATCGCCCCCGGGCCCGCGAACGGCTTCTCGCTGGACCTCGTCGGCTGCCTTGAGAAATTCGGTTCGCTCATCGATTGGTCGATGCTGATCCTGAACCCGCTGGAACCATGGCCCGTCGGCCTGACGCTGCCGATCTGTGAGAAACACGGGGTGAAGGTGATGACCCGCGTGGTGGATTACGGTGGCGTGTTCCATGGCGATCTCGGCGGTCCGGACCACGTTTTCAAGCCGGGCGACCACCGCACCTATCGCCCGGAAGGCTGGGTGAAGCACGGCTTGGAAAAAGCCGACCGCATGCGTCCGCTCGCGGAAAAATACAATCTGACACTGCTCCAGTTCGCCTCGATCTGGAACCTCAGCCACCCCTCGGTGGAAAGCGTCGTGCCGACCTTCATCCAGGAAGCGGGCGAAGGCGCGCGGAAGATCGAGGACAAGATCCGCGAGTTCGCCGCGCTGCCGGATGTCCGGTTCACCGCGGAAGAAGTGGAGTCCATCCGACTGATCGGCGACAACACCGGCTGCATGACGCTGAAGGGGGCCAGCAAGCGCCACGAAACCAGCGAACGCCCGGACGAATGGCCGATGCGCGAGGAGCTGCTGGAACTCGCCGGACGGAACGGCCTCGGGCTCGATTGGTGA
- a CDS encoding DUF1573 domain-containing protein — MTLRTSPTTKVRPTTLFKTGMAILATAFLSGGSSTAAPTMPGSASAKTVKLVEYFYPLSPGSNWNYVESTRNKNGYLNASHAEILDDLVSLNIYKSDGGKTKDNYKPSRVLATYEGFYRNGIVERDSAEVLEYYGTGKRYAIYGADNPESIRFTFLSGAVFPEKIKLKQTVSIKTKLVDTGGDRGPGVTITMQLLGREKVTVPAGTFPDCIHLRMKLQLQGGPSSTSEEWWAKGVGIVKTKTTEKGSKPVIENLQSYQIPMFSFRRDNGEPFFYNQGYEFEPSRIDLIGQYAPVTHVFRIKNTGKTTIPGFKVSINGNAAFTTDRQTLAGLAPGKVGEFRATFAPSPVSSPPYAASLKVEAADNARNFRILELSGKTSLAITNF; from the coding sequence ATGACCTTGCGCACCTCCCCGACTACAAAAGTCCGACCCACCACGCTTTTCAAAACAGGCATGGCCATTCTCGCCACCGCCTTTCTCAGTGGAGGATCGTCCACTGCCGCACCCACCATGCCGGGCTCGGCATCCGCCAAAACGGTGAAGCTCGTTGAGTACTTCTATCCCCTGTCACCCGGGTCGAATTGGAATTACGTCGAATCGACACGCAACAAGAACGGCTACCTCAACGCGAGTCACGCCGAGATTCTCGACGATCTGGTGAGTCTCAACATTTACAAGAGCGATGGAGGAAAGACAAAAGACAACTACAAACCATCCAGGGTACTGGCAACCTATGAAGGATTCTATCGTAATGGGATTGTTGAAAGGGATTCGGCCGAGGTGCTGGAATACTATGGAACCGGCAAAAGATATGCCATCTATGGAGCGGACAACCCGGAAAGCATCCGGTTCACCTTTCTCTCCGGGGCTGTCTTCCCTGAAAAAATCAAACTCAAGCAAACGGTTTCGATTAAAACAAAGCTGGTTGACACCGGGGGAGACCGCGGGCCCGGCGTGACCATCACGATGCAGCTGCTGGGCAGGGAAAAAGTCACGGTGCCGGCCGGCACCTTCCCGGACTGCATCCATCTGCGCATGAAGCTCCAGTTGCAGGGCGGACCGTCGTCCACATCGGAGGAATGGTGGGCCAAAGGCGTGGGAATCGTAAAAACAAAAACCACGGAAAAGGGAAGCAAACCCGTTATTGAAAATCTGCAATCCTATCAGATTCCCATGTTTTCATTCCGCCGGGACAACGGTGAGCCATTTTTCTATAATCAAGGGTATGAATTCGAACCCTCCAGAATCGACCTTATCGGACAATACGCCCCCGTCACCCATGTCTTCAGGATCAAGAACACGGGCAAGACCACCATCCCTGGATTCAAGGTTTCAATCAACGGGAATGCCGCCTTCACGACAGACCGCCAGACGCTGGCCGGACTGGCGCCCGGGAAGGTCGGAGAGTTCCGGGCAACCTTCGCTCCCTCACCGGTGTCCAGCCCCCCTTACGCGGCGAGCCTGAAGGTGGAGGCTGCCGACAATGCCAGAAATTTCCGCATTCTCGAACTTTCCGGCAAAACCAGCCTCGCGATCACCAACTTCTGA